tagaaaaaaaaaaattaaagcatatTCCATTAGAATTACTTTTCAGGGCCAAATATAATTACTGTATCTCAAcatgattttttccccaaattttatcAGTTTGATGCAATAAGTTTATATGTGAAAGACAGCAGCTATTTCATACCACCAATTAGTATTGCATCCTCCTTTCATCCATCCATGAAAATGCATAACTATCTCAGGTATTTTATCTTCTTATTGCTATTGTTTGGAATATGAGAAGAAGTCTTTCAAAACCATGTTTGGTGAAAATATCCTATTTTCCTTTACAGTTCTTGTGATATCCCTGGAAATAACTTTCTTCCTTTGTGGTCTGCTGTTTGCTCTGGTTGTGGAAGAATGGGTTTGGGACTATGCTGTAACAGTTACTATTATTCATATCATCATAACTTCAGTCGGTAAGTAGGTTTACTGCTAAATAGTATCACATAATATCATAAGTTGAAGGACAAATCCACTAGGATTCGTACAATGTATTACTGGACTAACTTAATTTCCTCTAAAGCTAAATACACATGTATCTGTATTTTCCATCCATTTGACTCATGCCTCTAAATTCTCCCATTTTAAACTTAATTCTGGATCTGCCGCAGAATTTTAAACCATTACATTCTTATGAAAAAATCAGAGGTTTAGTTCATATTCTAACACTTCATATCAAACAGATCCAGGCTAGATACAATTTCTGCATCTGGGAGCTGTAGGTTTTTTTCAAAACAAGACATTAATAGTTGTTCATGTCTGGATATTTTAAGAACTACTCATTAACACTTTAGCTCAACCTCAGAGTAAAAACTGAGCTTTTCTTCAGCAAAATCAGTGCAAAGGTTTTAAGTCAGATCATTTGAACTAAATCTCAATGAGGAAAATGAAGCATTTTACCACAGAAACGCATTTCCCCCACGAAACTCTACCccttaaaggaaagaaaaagaaaagaattagcTGCTGTACATGAGGCCCTTCATGTCTTTTTGCCAACACCTAGTAATCTGCTCCCTCTTCTCATGCTGTTTAGCAGAATGCTTCTGTGGCTAATTAGGAAATATATTTTAACTCCATCCTTGCCAGATTGTAGGTAGGGTCTGAAAAGATTCTTTTCTCTTAAAACAATGAGGTTAATATATTTATTCTAGAatgcagaaaaagggaaatatctTTGACAAATTAGGACATCCTCCCTACTGTATAGAGATTAATCTTTCATTTTCTATTGCTTTGCCCATTTGTCTTTTAGCACATTATACAGGTGGGAGATTCCCCAGTTCCCTAACAAATTAAGCCAGAGACCAACAGAGACTTTATcttaaattaataataatttctcATCTACTAAATTTGGTTTTCTGGGTTTTAAACTACTGTTATTCCTCATTAATAATTTTACTATTTAAATTTACAAAAGCTACCAAGGAATTTATAAAAGCTACCAATCCCTCCCCCCCCCCACTCGCCCCCCACCATTTGTACATAATTTTTACTGGGAGTTAGCTTCTGTCATTATATTGGATTATTTGCCTTGATGTCCCAACAGCCCCAGATTGATCGTTGCTCCCTTCAGATGGCCAACCAAACCTCTGCTGGCTGACCCTGAGCTGTCAGCATATGCAGAGTGCTTCCCAGCCCCCTTTAATGCCCCTGTCTGCTTTCTTTGGGGGGAAATATGGGGTCAGAGAGTGGCCCTGCAGTTATCCCACAGTTGGGATAGGGATCAGCTTGGGTGTGACCAGGGCACGTGCTGGTCAGGACCTAAAGCATTGGTCATTTCAATATCTAAAAAATATAATCTATGAAACATAACTAAGCAGACCTTTGATACCATAGTGCACTGCTTACTTGTCCCCATTCttactgttttaaaatttacatttctacttttcttcttcttgcagTTATGTCTGAATTTCCCCTGATGTTACACTGGTGGCTGGCATTAGGTATAATTTCATTCTTTGAAGTTTATGGTGCTAAAATCTGTGTAGAAAATTAGTGTTTATAATATGAATTGTTGTCTCACTAATTTCAGAATTGTCAACATTTGAAGAAGAAGTGCAGGCATTTTGTTAATAAGTCTTTTAATGACCCAGGTAAAAAATACTGTACTAGGATTTGCCACATCTTAGAAAAATCCTCTCTTTTAAGGCCAGAATATGCCCATTTAACACTAGTCTTGCAAACAAAGAGCAGACACATGACTTGAAATAAGTCATGATTAAGTCCTGACTAATCTCGACTTATTTAACCTGTAATAAGTTGAAATGTATCTCAGTTCAGGTGTTAGAAAGACAGTTGTCCAAAGTTGTAGCTTTTCTTGATACCCTTTAAATCAATGAAGAAACACAGGTACCTTCAGAGGCAAGATTTAAAAACATTATGTACAAGTACTTATGAAAGATGAGACGAATTTCAGTCATCACATTTTCTCAAAGTGAATAGCAAAACTACATTTCTGAATGCttaattttctgtaaaattaGAAGCATAGATTTTTACATGAAAAGTAGATTATCTTGAAAAACAGTAGTTAAGGAAAAAGGACTGGCTTCTGTTCCTTTCTTATATTATGGATAACAAGGGTCCACTGCTGCAATAAATTCCTAAGTGAtggggagagataaagaaattCCCTGTCCTACAACAGATTTTGCAATAGCAGTTGCGGAGGCTGATATCTTTGTAAGTAGTTAAAGCCTTGGATAAAATGTTTAAGTAGGAGGgctgggttgttttttgttttgtgtttttttttttttttaattgaagttTTATCATAAAGTTTGTATTCCACCACAAAAATTAATACAAAACAACCATATCTTTTCTTTCAGGATCTGGAGTAATTTCAATGATTTGTGGAGGACAGATTTTGGCATATTACTTGTTCAAAGACAATTTCATTTACCCAATTCTAGATGACTTTTGAAAAGGAGTATTAGAACTTGGTTTTATATCTATGTGAATCCTATTGTTTCATTAATCAATGTAATTGAAATGAATTCAGCAACTGTCTAATTGTAAGGTTAATATTTAGCTTATCAGACCTCTTGTATCTTATGTTTTTGGCAATTTCATCACTTTCAGCTTTGTATGTACATTTTTTATTAATCAAGTAATTAGAAACACtgtctcttttttaaaaaccaaGAAGCCATAAGGAGGATTAGAGCAATGGTGCAACATTCCTGCAAAATCCTACAAGTAGAAGGAAAACATTTATTTGAATGTAATGCTTTCAGGGTGTCTGTTATCTGCTGTATTTTATGAAATGCTGACTCTAACTTAGGCTGCTGTCTAACCTCTCACAAGCACTGAAAAACTTTAAAGTCACATTATCTGGCATAAATCAGTGCAGGTTTAAAGCAGTCTTTACTGAAAAAGTCCTGGCAAAGAAGAAGGGTTGGACAGCACATATCTCTGCACCTCATTCCATCTCACTGGGAGGCAGAGGTACAATCCCTAATGTTGGGTTCACCCTTTTTGCTTCCAGGGGCTGCTATAGGCAAATGTTTTCCTCAAAAGCTTCAGGCTATTCTCACTTCTAATGACCCATTTACGGTCTGGCTGTGCTGAAAGGGGGAAAGGCAAATGCTACTTACACACTTTTCTActtatccttctttcttcccCAGCCTCCAGCGGCCAAAGTGGAAGTTTATGGGAAGtggtaattaaaaacaacagaCAAACTGTAGTAGTGGTTTCAATTTACTCTTTATGTCTTTAATCATAATAAAattgtaaaagaaaaattgtgaGAAGGCAACTTAGTCTTAAATATGAAATCCAGTGATTGGATTTCAACTGCAGTTTGCTCAGAAGAGGAAGACTAAATTGCTGTTTGCAAAGGAGTGCTAAATGTTGCATTTGCCTTATTCTCACTCAACAGATAATACCTCTGAAGAATCAGTCCCCTGTTGATCTAATCAAATATGTTAAAATTTATTGCAGGTTTTGACATTTTCAATTAAGTTTCGGTACTGAAAGTACATGTACAATGGGAAGCACCATTCAGAAGACTCCCAAAAGAAGGAGTTTGTTTCTCATGAATGATGCATATGTAAGTCATTTTAGTGAGAGACCCAATATGTAAATCCATAGCACTGAATAGATGTAAACTCTACAAGTTCTTCAGCATGATATGCTGCATACTGAAGTCAGAAGGGATAATTCTGTAGAGTGAATAAACTGACTTCCAAATCTTCAGAAATATGACAGTGCAGATATCTGATACTATAGTTTGGAAAATGTTTGGGCACTTCTGGGTTTGTTTAATTTCAGAATTATAGAAATGGATGGGAAGGAAGTAATGTTCACTGTAAATTTGTGCTGCTGTTCTCTTCCTCACAGAGTGTTTGTGTGTAGGTAGTGTGCCATGTGGCAGAACATGAGTGGATTAGATATAAAGTTAATCCATGGGTGGAACATGTTTCTGTTTTTAACCTGACAGGATTTTCCTCTATGTGTGTCATCCCAGCTGAAGCTTTTAGTTGCTCTGCTGCCCAATCTCAATATTTTTgacttttattttctatttaaaattttaaatcacCAGCAAGAAATACCTTCTGACTACTATGAAGAGTGCTGTAGTCCCAGTATTTCTTCAAAGCACATACAACTAAGCCAGTGTTAGAAAATCAATCACAGCAGGACCTCTGTCAAGGATTAAAAGCGTTAGACCAGCTACTAAAAGGTCATTAGGTTTTTGCATTACTTTCAGATATGGAATTGTGAGACAATTTCAACATTATTTATTTCATCTTTTCCATCACTTCTATGTTGCATCCAATGATAAATATTACACCTAATGTGAAAGGTGTAGGCAAATTTCATATTGTGCAAATAAGTATTAACATATGAGCAACATGATCTGTATCTGTGTGGCCATTGCCTGGTTAGAAGCCTTCAGATATAGTATCTAATACTGTGTGATTCCTAACTGAGGTACCAAAAGAGTACTTTTGAATATGACAAACCTGCCTGTTTCTGGAACAAAAATAAAGTGTCCCACTTGAGCAATTTGCATGTGACTAATTGATAACAGTCAAGACAGTCAAGGTGGCTGAGAAGAGTTGCTGGAAGAGACAAAGAGCACTGTATTTGCTTCTGTATATGCTCCTTTGGAACAGACAAAGGGCACTGTATCTGCTTCCTAACAGACCTGCTGAAGAGAGCAAGAAAAGAGACCTacagaaagcagaaggaaaagggagaaaacaacAACAGGGACATGTGTTTGGGAAAAAGGCAGGTGAAAGCAAGAAATGAGAAGACAGAAACAGACAAGATTGAtgaaagaagaataaaatcTGCAGACTGAACTTTTAGCACTGGAGTCTCATGACACAAGACTCATTTGCCATTTGTAAGCAGCAGTCTGTTTCTCTGAAATGATTCTAGAACAGGTGCTCTCCACATCCATAGCTACAAGCATAATCTGTGATGTTATGCTTGTGGCTCCTGCCCCAGGATTTTCAGAATTCTTTGCTGCCTGACTCAGCCAGTTACAGGAATATTGTCTAATGTAGTTGTTGTGGGTTTAGCGTTATTTAACCCCTTGTGACACAGTCTAGCAGTCACAAGTTTGCACATACCCAGGTATCAGTGGAGGTGTAATCAGTCTAGAAAACATTACAAGCAGAAGAAGACTTCATCCACTTCCAGGCAGAGTCTGCAGGGAAGAAGATTAGAAGTTGCAAACAGAAATCAGTGCAACAGTACACAAATAGCATACCTTAATAATACCATACTTAGAGTCATTTTAAGATTTCTTTTCAGAGGCAAGAAACTTCCTTTCATCATGTCCAACCACCTACTGAGACAGATTATAGTTCTTCTTGGTTCAGCC
This sequence is a window from Zonotrichia albicollis isolate bZonAlb1 chromosome 3, bZonAlb1.hap1, whole genome shotgun sequence. Protein-coding genes within it:
- the TMEM244 gene encoding putative transmembrane protein 244; this encodes MALKVKTAETKVVLVNLLICIIVFYTVYYVVLSVCFAVFRIKMLDGLAPFDFKTNPSWINPYYLVLVISLEITFFLCGLLFALVVEEWVWDYAVTVTIIHIIITSVVMSEFPLMLHWWLALGSGVISMICGGQILAYYLFKDNFIYPILDDF